A section of the Oncorhynchus tshawytscha isolate Ot180627B linkage group LG09, Otsh_v2.0, whole genome shotgun sequence genome encodes:
- the LOC112259019 gene encoding uncharacterized protein LOC112259019 — MPTLSLCSAYNCKNRSPKAGVGFFRFPKNDPERRKQWIINMKCKGWNPQQNHRVCSVHFEDKYICGRDIRQRLTPDAVPTIFDYPKNFQKKSITWAVKDVSPKVACENMEFQLPPLKHIIEIKDAWEWLVIDIRGPLPLTLNGHQYVLTLTDFYSKWVEAFPLRCCSSTEVAQHVAEVISHFGFPFGILVRLKKNFTSKINVALKSHLKLSGFSLLYRHRQVGSLDLTTQTLISRMVSDLVNDHPYNWDVCLPAKVFSLCFKEHPKTKQRPFSLLCCKGPQPVTTPRDLSFSPAELRESSFAIQSNQEGGHDTDPQGMVGIESGKETAGKSTVTRVSFFRSSTESNTDGNPNSEPSSEDHHAMET; from the exons ATTCCCCAAAAATGATCCTGAAAGACGCAAACAATGGATTATTAATATGAAGTGTAAAGGGTGGAATCCGCAACAAAACCACCGTGTGTGCTCTGTTCACTTTGAAGACAAGTATATTTGCGGGAGGGACATACGTCAACGCCTCACGCCAGACGCAGTCCCGACTATATTCGACTATCCAAAAAACTTTCAAAAGAAG AGTATTACCTGGGCAGTCAAAGATGTTTCCCCGAAG GTGGCATGTGAGAACATGGAGTTCCAACTTCCACCCCTCAAGCACATAATAGAG ATCAAAGACGCATGGGAGTGGCTGGTTATAGACATCAGAGGGCCGCTGCCCTTGACATTGAACGGACACCAGTACGTTCTGACCTTGACAGACTTCTACTCCAAATGGGTGGAGGCCTTCCCCCTGAGATGTTGTAGCTCTACTGAGGTAGCACAACATGTAGCTGAAGTCATCTCTCACTTTGGCTTCCCTTTTGGAATCCTTGTTCGACTGAAGAAGAACTTTACCAGTAAG ATCAACGTTGCTTTGAAGAGTCATCTAAAGCTGAGTGGGTTCTCTCTCTTATACCGTCATCGGCAAGTTGGATCACTGGATCTGACCACACAGACACTGATCAGCAG GATGGTGTCTGATCTTGTGAACGACCATCCATACAACTGGGATGTCTGCCTCCCTGCGAAGGTGTTCAGCCTGTGTTTCAAGGAGCACCCCAAGACCAAGCAGAGACCTTTCTCTCTGCTGTGCTGCAAAGGACCACAGCCAGTCACCACCCCTAGGGATCTGTCT TTCAGTCCTGCAGAGCTCAGAGAGAGTTCCTTTGCAATCCAGTCAAATCAAGAGGGTGGGCATGACACTGATCCGCAAG GCATGGTTGGCATTGAATCTGGGAAGGAAACTGCTGGAAAGAGCACAGTTACAAGGGTCTCCTTTTTTAGGAGCAGCACAGAGAGTAACACAGACGGTAACCCCAACAGTGAACCATCCTCTGAAGATCATCATGCCATGGAAACCTGA